Proteins encoded within one genomic window of Papio anubis isolate 15944 chromosome X, Panubis1.0, whole genome shotgun sequence:
- the MAGEB2 gene encoding melanoma-associated antigen B2, protein MPRGQKSKLRAREKRRKARDETQGLSVPQVTEAEEEEAPCCSSSVSGGAASSSPAAGIPQKPQRAPTTAAAAAAGVSSTKSKKGAKSQGEKNASSSQASTSTESSSEDPLTRKAGMLVQFLLYKYKIKESVTKGEMLKIVGKRFREHFPEILKKASEHLSLVFGLELNKVKPNGHTYTFNSKVDLTDEECLLSTWDFPRSGLLMPLLGVIFLNGNSATEEDIWEFLNMLGVYDGEEHLVFGEPRKLITQDLVEEKYLEYKQVPNSDPPRYQFLWGPRAYAETSKMKVLEFLAKVNGTTPCAFPAHYEEALRDEGKAGV, encoded by the coding sequence ATGCCTCGTGGTCAGAAAAGTAAGCTCCGTGCCCGTGAGAAACGCCGCAAGGCCCGAGACGAGACCCAGGGTCTCAGTGTTCCTCAGGTCACTgaagcagaggaagaagaggCCCCCTGCTGTTCCTCTTCTGTTTCTGGGGGTGCTGCTTCAAGCTCTCCTGCTGCTGGCATTCCCCAGAAGCCTCAGAGAGCCCCAACcactgccgctgctgctgctgcaggtgTTTCATCCACAAAATCTAAAAAAGGTGCCAAGAGCCAAGGTGAGAAAAACGCAAGTTCCTCCCAGGCCTCAACATCTACTGAGAGCTCAAGCGAAGATCCTCTAACCAGGAAGGCAGGGATGTTGGTGCAGTTCCTGTTgtacaagtataaaataaaagagtCCGTTACAAAGGGAGAAATGCTGAAGATTGTTGGCAAAAGGTTCAGGGAGCACTTCCCTGAGATCCTCAAGAAAGCCTCTGAGCACCTGAGTCTTGTCTTTGGCCTTGAGCTGAATAAAGTCAAACCCAACGGCCACACTTACACCTTCAACAGCAAGGTAGACCTCACCGATGAAGAATGCCTGCTCAGTACCTGGGACTTTCCCAGGAGCGGGCTTCTGATGCCTCTCCTGGGTGTGATCTTCTTAAATGGCAACTCTGCCACTGAGGAAGATATCTGGGAATTCCTGAATATGTTGGGAGTCTATGATGGAGAGGAGCACTTAGTCTTCGGGGAACCCCGGAAGCTCATCACCCAAGATCTGGTGGAGGAAAAATATCTGGAGTACAAGCAGGTGCCCAACAGTGATCCCCCACGCTATCAATTCCTGTGGGGTCCAAGAGCCTATGCCGAAACCAGCAAGATGAAAGTCCTGGAGTTTTTGGCCAAGGTGAATGGTACCACCCCCTGTGCCTTCCCAGCCCATTATGAAGAGGCTTTGAGAGATGAAGGGAAAGCCGGAGTCTGA